The Glycine max cultivar Williams 82 chromosome 3, Glycine_max_v4.0, whole genome shotgun sequence sequence ATCACCTTTGGCACCAATTTGAGTAAGAAAGCTAGTATTGTTGGTGTTGGTTTCGCGAGAGAAGTGAAGGAGATCCATCAAAGAATTAGCGTTTTGGGTAGGGTTGAAGTGATGATGATATTGGTGGGTTGGCATGAATGAATTAGAGAAAGAGGTGGCAAGTCGGTTATTATACCCAACACCATGAGGCATGGCTTGGTTGGTGGGAGATGACGAAGCCAACAAAGTTAGGGATGATGGTGTCGTCTCATACTGTAGGAGTTTGGAACTGTTGTCATCTTCTTTGCTTTTGTGGAAGACTCTACACAACACCCAGTCCTCCTGAAATATAATCAACAACGGTTTGACCTAATTCGTTAGCATATGTCAAGAAACTTTATCCTCACGccaaaaatagtaaattaaatatACGGCAAGGGCAACACACCCTTTATTAAGTGAATTGCTGACAACATATTCATATGTAACAAAAAGTTgatttacatgatttttttattttgtatgaatgaggatttaatttatttgatttttgttagggggggggggggggggggagaatataggattttaaaattttatttaattaaaaaacaaatttcaaatcaTTCAAAAATTCTCTCAAGTTTAATTagcaatttattgaaataaaaacaaaaaaatattaccatattattattgttgtattaaaatatattatgaaatttgaaattcattatatacttattaatatatttaaaaattaaattcgttgaaataatctatttaaagatatgtttataattttatgtataaacTTTATTATATAGACTTTTAATTAGATAATCTTTCAAGACTAGTCACAATTTAAAAAGCTTTGAAGAccttaaaaaatgtatataaagtAAATAAGTAAAGCTTGAATCTTTGATTTAGAAAATGAGTTAGACTATGACCTTACAAAACTTTGCCTAATTAACTTTGCTTCTTTTTACTCTTTAatttgttcatttaaaagctttttttagttaattttgattcttatatattttattatttcttaataGAATCTTTATCATCACTTTCATGTTACATTCTATGATAACATGATGTAACATgactaaatatatattatatcatcattaaattattgatgaataaatcattttttaaaaaagtaaaatttataagaaataaatcaaaccaaatattatttaaagactaaaagatATTAAACAGTATTTATCTTTTCCCCCTCCCCACCCTCTTGCTTATTAAAGTTGATCAGATCCAGCTCCAAGGCACAtgagggaaaaaaaaatttggaaaatcTGTCATGTCTTTTTAAGGAGAATCTATTCCCACTTGTTCAGTCATCAACTTTCACCAACAAGGCCTGTCAAGTGGACAAATATATTGACATCCTTCGCTATACCTAATTTCATAACAGGTGTGTGgatttgcatatatatatatatatatatatatatatatatatatatatatatatatatatatatatatatatatatatatatatattattttaaaaggaaaataatatgtGTTAGTAAGTCATGACTTTacttagattttttaaaatattttttagacgaaatatattaaatatttttaaaaaataagttatagtATTTTTGCATCGATGGGCTTTAatatattcttaatatttttaaaatgagtatTTCAATTAGTTACAACTTACCACTTACCActtgtattaataaaaaatattcctaaaaatgcacaatatcatctaaaaaaacaaatgaaaatttgtgTAAGTGCGTGAGTGTATGTATCTGTGACATGCATgtcaaatgtttttatttttattgagagTGAGGGATCAGTAAgaaataaatatcaattattatatttcatcATAAATAGTTAGGTGTGACAAATCATATCAGATCTTATTGTGTGTGCGTGACATATCAAATAGATGATATTATTATGTGAGCGTGagacaaatatatattaaccaTTAGATCTTGTAATTAACAATCAAGAGTAAAGCATATTCCTAGAAATGCACAATATTATctacaaaattaaacaaatgaaaatgtgTGAGTGTATGTATGTGATGACATgccaaatgtttttttattattttatgagagCGAGggatgagtaagaaataaataataataattatattttatcatgaataTATAGTTCTGTGTGACATGTCATCATATGAGATGACTTTGGTGTGTGCTATTacttttttactaattaatttgatcgatatgattttaaatttaatttcaagaacAATGCAGTTTGTATAAAATCGTGATCTTCAACCCATTTtagtatgttttaaattttgataaattttagtaAAGTTGTGGATACCAAAAACAGCCTATTTGGTTAAGGCTTATAAACAAATTTCTATGCTTAAAATATGATTTAGCTAGGAGTGATATATGTTGCATATTACGTAAACAAAAGTCATAGCTGATAAAGTTTTACAACCTAtgatcaaatattaaataacatgaAAAGAATTTGATTGCAAATTTTGAAGATTAGGCTATCAACCATTAATTTAGTGTTAGCAATGACTTCTATCACTCgcaaaaaaatgtcatttactATTGcacaaaaaatgttaattaagcATTAGGATATTGCCTTCATTAATATATAGTCTTTGTATAATGAAAACTAAATTGTTGtgtgtaaaaaaaactaaataattggATATCTATAACAGTATGATGAATTTTACTAACATTTGATGTACTTATAAAACGTATTAGTGAAATAATATTGAGAGtaatattaaagaaataaacattaacaataaaattttattatagatGGTGAAGAGAATCAAGATTCATATAAATAAGTTACATGATTCTTTTATATGATCATGTgatctcaatttttttgtttaaattatttatatataattatatggttacagatttattttcattgctttatatatatatatatatatatatatatatatataaactgtcTAACTAGATAAATCTACTTCTCATAAAATTATCTACTAGTAAATTATATCTTAAATTAGTATAGATGAACCATGTCAtctatgttaataatttttttataagaaaaataatattaacagaGTATATAACTCATgtacataataaaatttcagTCCTTAGACATCTCATATTAGCAAAACTGCTCTAGAAACATACACTCTAATACAGGATTTTGGAACAACAATAGGACAAAGAATCTTTTCCTAGCTTTAGCCGCAAATCATCTCCAAGATTTGACCTCAATTAATTACATCAATGAAACCAACCACATGACAACCATTTAATTTCTGTTcgataaaagttatattaataaaGATTAATCAAACAACAAATCTTTAGTAAAGAACATTGTTTTTTGGGAGTGACTTATGCAAGCAATATTATAAAAAGTCAAATCATTagtaaatactattttttatctttaaagagTTTCTTAAAAgagcactttaatttcttttcagaAATTCATGTtctaaaattaactttatacaCATTAATCACaccattttaaaaagaaaagcatATGCTTTTATTCTTATACTTTCGTTttgttgaatgttttttttaatctctaaattttcatattatacaTAGAATtcaatccataattttttttataaaaattctattttaaattcctcctaagattcaacaaaaaatataaaaactatccTTCTAAAATTATAGTACTAATTAAATCGATAAAAGcgaaattaaacaactaaaCAAGTTGCACCCCACAAGCAAAGTAGAAAGAAAGGAACGAACCTTTGGAGGCATATGTGGGGTCTCCAAGCGGAACTCATGCATGATCCATCCCGTTTTGATGCCATTTGGAGCTCTGTTCCTGTAGAACACCAGTGTTTTCCTCATCCCTACAACCTCTTGCGTGGCTGGATCCTCCACCTTACGATCCTTCCCCGTAGCTTTCCAATACCCTGATGTAGTTGCCCGGTTGGTCCGAAACCCAGTAGCATATTTGCGGTCCCGGAAACTGAAGAAGTACCACTCATTCGCATTGAGCTTAGCCACCTCTGCGTGCATTAATATTATTGCGCATGCATCATCAACACATGCATGACTCGTCAATTTTCTTATACCAACAACCAGACAACACACGACTATTGTTTTAAATTGCGGCCCACTGTCACAATTACAACTGAAATTCAAACTATTTTGGCACTTCACAATATCTAAGGTAAAGTAAAATATAGTATAGTACAATCAATTGTGTCCCGGAATTAATAATACTACACTTTGTTAGTTCTTTTGTTGAATCACTATCACGTGTCGGCTAGTTCATTAATGACAtggaatgaattaattaatttcaagtttccaATCCTACCAGACAAAGATGACAACAACCATGGTGTTTGATGACTCCACCATACAGTAGTAGTGGTAATTGCTGCTTAGAAGTTTCAACGTATTTGGCTACTATTTGCTATTTATGTGATTTCGTAGCCTGTTTTTACTCTCTCCTCTTTGTCACCGCCTTTCATAGCTTTCATAATATAGTGCATGAAAAGAGGGCTAAATATTCTACGCAAGAAAGATCATGATGTATGTCCTTTCATGCATTAAAAATAGCTTTTCTTATATTTCACGagggaaaatattatattaataattacataCGCAGTATAATGATGCTAACGAGTAAAAATCAATTACTAGAGTCATGTCCAAGAAAGGTAATTAACTGAGGCGTATGTGTATACACGTATGTGTGTGTCGACAGTTTATATTAACGTCAGCAGTGTTTGTTGCTTGGTGAAAAAGTATTGCTTAGTTaactttattataataaaaaatactactgTATAGTTAATAGgaatgtttatatatttatcctAAGCGTAAAATTAAAGGGAAACTATGACCAAAAGAacgataaataaatgaaaaaggaCACGATTCTATGCAGCATGAATCAAATAAACTACTTGAATTAATATCAAGAGTTATGCTCCACACGCCACCCTACAAATTATAAGCTGCCAGCTAGGGCTCTATATTGTGTTAGTGGTTGGTTCCTCTATTTCATGACGAGGGGGGGAAAGCTAATTATCACTCGCAGAATTAGCAGCAAAGCGAATCCAGCTATGTACAATGcatattctaaataaataaataaaatatgataactCTAAAAATATGGCCCAGATTGACTCATCCTGATGAAAAAAGAATTAACCCAAATTATTTGTATATGAAATGAAGAGTACTACGTACAGCAGAGTGCTGTGCTTTGTATGTGtgcatatattttatatttgatttgatttgtagCTAGAAAAAAATAGTAGGAACAAAGGAATTTAGAGAACGggcttattataaaaaaaggaagataaTGGAATGAATAAATAAACTTCTAAGAAAAACAGaagataaaatgatttaaaattttccCACAagtcaatataatttatatatgtgtaagttaaaatcaactcataaacaagttaaatgagaaattttctattaattattagtttatgtataaaatatttttaatttatttgagaaatttagttcatttttttcctataagtGCTTATTAATAAGTTTATGCCTatatattctaataaaaaataagattactgCCTAGTTTTGGGATTAATTTTAAGTTCATTACGAgacttttgaattaaaataagtattcgATTCTTAATttgcatatgaaattaattttaacttattaatttaaaagatttcattcattaatatttatagaGCTCAGCAGCATCGTTTGTACCTTCATTTAAATTCTATAAGAGAggggaaaaaaacatttttcgtATGAGTCAATAGGGAGAAAAAAGTTAACTGGCCCAACGATGCATGCAAAAGACAAAACCTAAAATACCGGCAAATATATCAAGTggaatatgttaattttataaataaataaattaatagtataaagtaccggatgtttttatttaatttattgacaGAGGCAGAGTATTCATGAACAAGTTCGCATTGCGTTAATCATTGAAGAACTGAATCCACTTCCGTGTCTGTGAATGTGATAACCTCATAACATAACCCCCTCCaccatttcattttcttgcatTCTCATCTCTCTCTCTAGTCTCTTCAGGAGTCAAACAATTAGCGTGCTTGTCACTTTTCCGTATTAATTTGACAATATATGCCAGACATGTTAATTTGTCTGATATGGTTTATGAATGCAGCCAACACATGAATAGCTATAGACACAGGTTAATTTATGAGCAGAAAAAGGACTTTTTGTGAATGTGAAGTAACCCCTATATATGAAATCATTCCATTTCTTataacaaagacacaaacagaaaagaaaaccaCTAATGGGAAACGATGTATATGAAACAAATATAGGTGTTTCAGAAATTTTAGAAGCAAATTAAAACCCAAGAGATCAACCTTTAGAAGATGTATAATTCAGAATAGctgataataaataatatataatttagaatGAATATATATGTACCAGGAAGTTGCCAAGGTTCGCATATGTGGAGGTCAATTTCGACCAAGGTACCCTTCAGAACTTCCTCATTTGCGATCTTTTTGTAGAGGTAATGGCAGACCAATTCCTCATCACTCGGATAAAACCGAAACCCAGGAGGCAGTGAAGCACCAATGTCTCTCAGACCCATGATTTTGTTGTTAATTTGAAGGAAATGATCAAAAGGAGATCTCTATAAGATATGGCACAGTTATATAGAGAAAGAGAGACGGAAATCTAATGACTCTATTTTGTAGATGTGGATAAAGCTAGCAAGGAATGTGGATAATGTATAAAAATTGAAGCTTTGGAGAGGTTACTCCCTCTGGGTATTTGAAATATTAAGGTATAGAGGCAGAAAGGTTGGTGtcgcctatatatatatatagttagaaAGATATCAGACTTTgctttttaattagaatttctTAATACATTTTCCAGCAGGGGCATGCTTGTGTAAGTGGTTAGTTATAGTAGGAAGTTTCAAGAAAAACCAAAGTTACAAGAAACCTTGACAAATAAGGGTAGAACAATAATATAACTGACAGACACCATCCAAAATGcctttatcattattattgataaatttcttttctcctttatcttccctTAATTAGAGGAAAATTAAACTATTACATGGCTATAACTAATTAGAAACTAAAGAGAGTAACTTTTCATTGACAGGTTTCAAGACACACTTTCGTTTCGTATAGAAAACCAAATCCCTGTTCTCATTCCTTATCTTATTTAAGGTGTTCctctgataaataaataaataaaacatatttcagCATAAAATTATCAGGGGGAAACGTTACATGTTTACaatatgtcattttttaatCAAGGGGACGTGTATTTTTCtcacttattatatttatcGATTTTTATCAGcataattaaatttactttaaaattatataaatttacattacATTTTTATACCTTAATTTCTATGACTAGAGTTTCCTAATATTTATCTATCCAATACtttttcaataactttttttctcttaaacgAGGTTCATTAATCTTAGCATCTGTGTTGTCTCTAGTTGGAAGTACTTTTTCCAAATATCAAGCTAAGAGACCTCGTTGGAACTAGTCCAACACTTTGATCTGTTTGATGGCTTTGGCTTTTAGATTAACGGAGCatcttattaattaatcaattagttaagtattaattattttttataaggtaCGTACATTGAATCAAGGTTATATAACTTGTAGATCGTCCTAAAATCACGTTTTTCGTCTTTTTTTTCCTATCGGTACTTTTGTCATGcactctttttatatatatcctAAGTCCTTCTCTGTGGTGCACTTTTTTAATTCGCTCCAGTTCACAACGGACAAGTGTGGCTGTACAGTGATGTCAATCAGAGACGATAGTAGAAAAGTTTGAGAactatagttttattaatttagaaTTATCCAAATGTGTGTGTCCTTTGGTTGCTttgcaataaattaattatgggAGCTCCTAGATTCAATTGAGAACGCACGTGAACATTTGATGATAAATTTCTGAGCTAGCCCAGTGTTTAACATGGACAGCTCTATGAAAAGAGAGGAAATAATTCATGTAGCTGGAAATAGAATTTAATGCCAATCATGAACTTGCAAGTCCCATCTGTTCCGTTTTCGATCACAGAATGATAATTTGGAATGATGCGGGTGTGTGTGGGGTAATCTAGTTAATTGTCTTCTATCTGGGGTCCCTTAACCCTTGTCATGGAGGACCCAACAGTGAATTATAATAAGGCCATTTAATTGTTGTACTTTGTACACTTATGATCTCAATTGAGTTTCTAATAGGTGATTTCTTTGCTGTATATGTTTCTGGCTGGGTGATGAGGGATGCAAGccccaataataataataataatgatgtagATGAGGACAAAATGAATATTTGTCAAAACATGTATCatctaaattatataataattagggGAGCCTATGTAACTGATGATGATGACAACAATTGGATTCCTAGCTAGCTCCCCTGTATCATCTAGACATGTACTATTTGACCACACATATTAATTATGAGTactcatatatttatatttacgtATTCCATTTAATTACACTAAACCTTTATATTTACGCACTTTGTTTGTTTATATAAACAGGTCAAAGTTCTATATATGTTCTTTAGCGAATATGTGTAAATCTTCTGTCTTCTAATTATTATGTCTCTTTATGTCTATCGCATTTATTTAAGCTTATGCAAGATCAACTTTGTGTATATATGAGTGTGACAAAAGGGGAGAAGAAAAAGGACTTAGAATCTTACATTAATGTGATCTAACCGAGGAAGATATTAGATATACCGGGATTACTTGCAAAATTGGTCACTTTGCACATTCAGATGAGGGGCCTCTTTCGCCATTGCAAGAAAGGGGAACTGATTAGTGTGGTCCCGTTGTGAAGTTATATGTGGCATGGGCGATGAGACAGTTATTGATGAAAATGAGAACCTGGTCATTAATCGTTTAATATGACCCTGTCGGAGAAACAGTGATATTTTTGTAAGTGGGGCTCACCATTGGGGCCAATCAAATACTAATTATTACGGTTAATGTacttaattaatgatataagctaaaaaaaaattaatgaagggCTATAGATGTTACTACTTCATAGCTATAGTTAGAGGTAGCAAAATTTTGTAAACCGTGGCTAAATCAAGATTTGTTTGTCTCGTTAAATCCTTTTGATCACAGGCTAGCTAGGTTCAAATGTAAAGTGAAAATGACTGAGGGGTCTTGGTAGGGGACACAAAATATAAcgacagtattttttttttttgttcacaatatattttctttgaaatcaaAACCCTAAATCAACGGGAGTTGCGCACGCGTTGGAGGACACATTGTAATATGAGTGCCACATATTGAATATACACGTCATGGGGAAGGGCGTGATGCTgaagattattattataaaataaaatcatgactATCCCTACCAAAGGAAAAGATAACACAAATGATTGCGAAGGTTAGGGATTTAGTCTAATGATGGAACTTTTGTTGGGTGGAGGAGGAGGATGTTGGAGAATGAGTGACGGCTTAATATTCCTCTCCTCTCTTTAGGgccaataatttaatttcatccATAGCTAGCTACCTCTTTCCAAGGTGTGTCTTTCAAGTCTTTTTGGCATAGCAAGCTAACTAATATAGTTAATTTTACTTGCTTAAGTTACATTACATATGGGTTATGGCTAGCTAGCTAGTTAACTCTGAACAAATGCAGAATATATATTGGATAATTAGAATCTAGATAGCTATATACCTAGCCCTGTATTAACTGAACTCTTTAGTAAACCatatttcattttctaactTACATGATTTTGTACATGATCATTCACTCAATTAATTTGAAGTGGGGCTTGGCTGATTATTATTGATCAGTCTCgaaggattttttattttttttttggtgtcgGCTTAGCCCACAAACAGTAATCAATCAATTCTAGCCAAGTAAAGCATGAAGCTGCTCACACACCCACGTGGCATTCTCCCACTTTCAATGGCCTACTATTTTCTTTCATGTGGGatatcattatcaacatcactTCTCCCAGGTCCCGCAAATAGTGTTAGTATGTTATTTgcagcctattttttatttaaacaacTATTTCCAACGATTGTCCTAAGATTCTCGTGACAAACAAATCGTTTAGTTTATTACTATTCCATGATTGTTAGTAGTTTATAgtagtattaattaataatgtacgTTAATTTGTTGATTAACTATTACACTCTAAAGGCGGCACAGCTGAAACAATTCCCAGTTCCCACGCTCCACGCGCGTTAAAGCAAAAAAAGTACGTATGATTCTCATGTACTTTTCTCAACATCATATtcagataaagaaaaagaaaattatatagaGCATATATTCTATGAAAGTTATACTTTTACACTTGCAATGATTCTCAGATGATCATATTCATATtcagaagaaagaaaggaggaTATGATAGTATTAGTGGAGAGAGAGACAAGGGGTGGGAgacaagagagaaagagatttaTCTACTTTTTTGTGGCAACTGCATCCGAAATAGGAGCatataaaattttctata is a genomic window containing:
- the NAC155 gene encoding protein CUP-SHAPED COTYLEDON 3, producing MGLRDIGASLPPGFRFYPSDEELVCHYLYKKIANEEVLKGTLVEIDLHICEPWQLPEVAKLNANEWYFFSFRDRKYATGFRTNRATTSGYWKATGKDRKVEDPATQEVVGMRKTLVFYRNRAPNGIKTGWIMHEFRLETPHMPPKEDWVLCRVFHKSKEDDNSSKLLQYETTPSSLTLLASSSPTNQAMPHGVGYNNRLATSFSNSFMPTHQYHHHFNPTQNANSLMDLLHFSRETNTNNTSFLTQIGAKGDDEYGFLWDMDLEENSLDDGVASNLDAIRFEVDNNNTNNNNMVLL